The following coding sequences are from one Leptospira mayottensis 200901116 window:
- a CDS encoding Ig-like domain-containing protein, producing MKKSFLILTFLFLFLQGCMVWPMLTGATGLAVNKKKGSSRLLLPFGSSQSSLKRIEITTTESSIAKGTSTQIQVTAIFEDGTHSDITSSSTILSLNSSILDCQSSVGTGIEVGTSNITAKYQGQEASTSVQVTNAALVSLQLVAASSGALPVGFTRGYSLIGIFSDHTTQDLTLNPGAMLTSSNPVAAAFAPDGKSLTGISYSSTTTLTGSFGGKSVSLVVTTAAVSLVSIQITPVNPGVPIGGNKQFTATGIYSDNSTLDISTQVVWNSSNTSVATLSVSGLASSLTTGTSTISASNGAITSNTQILTVTPAELVSISVTPSNPSIAKGLTQQFTATGTFTDHSTLDITSQVNWTSSNNGTVSISNAVGGEGNSTALTLGAVTITADVGGISGFTNMTVTNATLVSISVTPANPSVPKGLTQQFTATGTYSDSSTQDLTAAVVWSSSLVSKAIISNSGGNEGMANTIATGTSTIKATHSSGIFGTTTLTITAAVLILFR from the coding sequence ATGAAGAAAAGTTTTTTAATCCTGACTTTTTTATTTTTGTTTCTGCAAGGCTGTATGGTTTGGCCTATGCTTACGGGAGCTACAGGGCTGGCCGTTAATAAAAAAAAAGGAAGTTCTCGCCTTCTTCTGCCGTTTGGATCTTCACAAAGTTCGCTAAAACGGATTGAAATTACAACAACCGAATCTTCCATCGCAAAAGGCACGAGTACTCAAATTCAGGTAACCGCAATTTTTGAGGACGGAACTCATTCGGATATTACTTCTTCATCCACTATCCTTTCTTTAAACTCTTCAATTTTGGATTGTCAGTCCTCAGTTGGAACCGGAATCGAAGTGGGAACTTCGAATATCACTGCAAAATATCAAGGACAAGAAGCTTCTACTTCCGTGCAAGTAACGAATGCAGCGTTGGTATCTCTTCAACTTGTTGCCGCAAGTTCTGGAGCTTTGCCCGTAGGCTTTACAAGGGGATATTCCTTGATTGGAATTTTTTCGGATCATACTACTCAAGATCTGACTTTGAATCCCGGTGCTATGTTAACTTCTTCCAATCCTGTAGCAGCAGCTTTTGCACCCGATGGCAAAAGTCTTACAGGAATAAGTTATAGTTCTACGACTACTCTCACTGGTTCTTTCGGGGGGAAAAGTGTATCCTTAGTTGTAACTACCGCTGCAGTATCTCTGGTATCGATTCAAATTACTCCCGTAAATCCTGGAGTTCCTATCGGTGGAAACAAACAATTTACTGCAACTGGAATCTATTCGGATAATTCTACGCTGGATATTAGCACACAAGTTGTTTGGAACTCTTCCAATACTTCCGTTGCTACTCTCAGCGTTTCCGGCCTTGCATCTTCTTTAACCACGGGAACTTCCACAATATCCGCTTCGAACGGTGCAATTACGAGTAATACTCAAATACTTACAGTCACTCCAGCTGAGTTGGTTTCTATTTCCGTTACTCCTTCCAATCCTTCCATAGCAAAAGGTTTGACACAACAGTTTACCGCTACCGGCACGTTTACGGACCATTCTACATTAGATATTACTTCTCAGGTCAATTGGACTTCTTCCAACAATGGGACGGTTTCAATTTCAAACGCGGTTGGGGGAGAAGGGAATTCTACGGCGCTGACTCTGGGAGCAGTTACGATTACGGCGGATGTGGGTGGAATTTCAGGCTTTACGAATATGACTGTCACCAACGCGACTCTCGTTTCTATTTCCGTTACACCTGCAAATCCTTCGGTGCCGAAAGGTCTGACTCAACAGTTTACTGCAACTGGAACGTATTCCGATAGCTCTACCCAAGATCTTACTGCTGCTGTGGTTTGGTCTTCTTCTTTGGTTTCTAAGGCAATCATTTCCAACAGTGGCGGAAACGAGGGGATGGCAAATACCATTGCAACCGGCACTTCTACGATTAAGGCTACACATTCCAGTGGAATTTTCGGAACCACAACCCTTACAATCACTGCGGCGGTCTTAATTCTATTCAGGTAA
- a CDS encoding LIC_10461 domain-containing protein has translation MFRNLKYISIFSFTWIFVTCYQTTLQVTPRKTHFSSPIEESNPDQEYKQGNWIAGLIPSFDPPLISCTNGRPELKIRRGVLDNVIHWTIGGIYTRRTIQIYCLK, from the coding sequence ATGTTTAGAAATTTGAAATATATTTCGATCTTTTCTTTTACCTGGATTTTTGTAACTTGTTACCAAACTACTTTGCAAGTAACGCCTAGAAAAACCCATTTTTCTTCTCCTATCGAAGAATCCAATCCCGATCAAGAATATAAGCAGGGAAATTGGATTGCTGGTCTGATTCCCTCCTTTGATCCACCTCTCATCTCTTGCACAAATGGGAGACCAGAATTAAAAATTCGCCGAGGAGTTCTGGATAATGTGATTCATTGGACCATCGGAGGGATCTATACCAGAAGAACAATTCAAATCTACTGTTTAAAATAA
- a CDS encoding transposase, with amino-acid sequence MSRLHKKFYKFLENSSEGIGGSIPFVSQDWSNTKAAYRFLSNDRASEKEILLISIKISTINFYYKACFNAKH; translated from the coding sequence ATGTCTCGGCTTCATAAAAAATTTTATAAATTTCTTGAAAACTCGTCAGAAGGAATTGGTGGTAGCATACCGTTTGTAAGTCAGGATTGGTCGAATACCAAGGCCGCCTACCGTTTTCTCTCTAACGATCGTGCAAGTGAAAAGGAAATATTACTGATCTCTATAAAAATAAGTACCATAAATTTTTATTACAAAGCCTGTTTTAATGCAAAACATTAG
- a CDS encoding IS4 family transposase, translated as MLAHPENCVHIGDRESDIYELFCLADQLGTNFLIRSCVDRLAIEGDHTIHDVMKNSHVKGTHRIKVRDEKGNLSEVSIKVKYRHIRILPPISKKKKYPELNLTVIHAQEKGTPKDRKRIDWKLITNLSVKTNSDAIQKLQWYALRWKIEVFYKILKSGCKVEESKLRTAERLVNLISIYCILSWRIFWMTMINRSTNNAPPDIGLTQTEIHVLDELIKDKSCDRKQNKMLTNYITKIARLDGYLARSSDPPPGNMVIWRGFS; from the coding sequence GTGCTGGCCCATCCTGAAAATTGTGTGCACATAGGAGATCGAGAAAGCGATATTTATGAGCTATTTTGCTTAGCAGACCAGTTGGGAACGAATTTTCTCATAAGATCTTGTGTCGATCGTCTTGCAATAGAAGGGGATCATACGATTCATGATGTAATGAAAAATTCCCACGTAAAAGGAACACATCGAATTAAAGTCAGGGATGAAAAAGGAAACCTATCAGAAGTTTCAATCAAAGTTAAGTATCGCCATATACGTATCCTTCCTCCGATTAGTAAAAAGAAAAAATATCCCGAATTAAACCTTACCGTTATTCATGCGCAAGAAAAAGGGACCCCTAAAGACCGCAAAAGGATTGATTGGAAACTGATAACTAATTTGTCAGTTAAGACTAATTCGGATGCGATTCAAAAGCTACAATGGTATGCTTTGCGTTGGAAGATTGAAGTCTTTTATAAAATTTTAAAGTCCGGTTGCAAAGTGGAAGAATCAAAACTTAGAACGGCGGAAAGATTGGTAAATCTGATTTCAATCTATTGCATTTTATCTTGGCGAATATTCTGGATGACCATGATCAATCGTTCAACAAACAATGCTCCTCCAGATATTGGATTGACTCAAACAGAGATTCATGTATTGGACGAGCTCATTAAAGATAAAAGTTGCGATCGTAAACAAAATAAAATGCTCACAAACTATATTACTAAAATTGCAAGACTTGATGGATATCTGGCTCGGTCTTCTGATCCTCCTCCGGGTAATATGGTTATTTGGAGAGGATTTTCTTGA
- a CDS encoding LIC_10463 family lipoprotein: protein MNPIIRTASSKTKKAVRICLEKVYGSISIFQICLWILCGVSIGCKEEVVPRKLSFIPNNKNGMVRFQSVEHGQWNGKSKEYYFILKQSENVQGVFQIDSTDSNLKILLTKKNFLIHSTTECISSVSENTVSCRLEIPSLEKGKYVLSVFTQNSPRESESSPHASDYNLFSGIYGKGYADLEL from the coding sequence ATGAATCCAATCATCCGTACTGCTTCTTCCAAAACTAAAAAAGCAGTACGGATATGTCTTGAAAAAGTATACGGTTCGATTTCCATATTTCAAATCTGCCTTTGGATTTTATGCGGAGTTTCGATTGGATGTAAGGAAGAAGTCGTTCCTCGGAAACTTTCATTCATCCCAAACAATAAAAATGGAATGGTTCGTTTTCAATCCGTGGAACACGGACAATGGAATGGAAAATCGAAAGAATATTATTTTATTCTGAAACAGTCCGAAAACGTGCAAGGAGTGTTTCAAATCGATTCTACGGATTCCAATTTGAAAATTCTACTTACAAAGAAGAATTTTCTGATTCATTCCACCACGGAATGCATATCTTCCGTTTCGGAAAACACAGTCTCTTGTCGGTTGGAAATTCCGTCTTTAGAAAAGGGAAAGTATGTTCTTTCCGTATTTACACAAAATTCGCCTCGCGAAAGCGAGAGTTCGCCCCATGCTTCCGATTACAATTTATTTTCGGGGATCTATGGAAAGGGTTACGCAGATCTTGAACTTTAA
- a CDS encoding sterol desaturase family protein, protein MQGSIIDLAVPFFLILIGLEVFYSRIVGKKVYRWNDTVADLSTGILFSLTGILVTVVSLWIYEKFRIFCSLQVLFGIPEIPLGSPFFLENGNIQIRFRNLTGWIFVFLMVDFVYYWFHRATHEINFLWACHVTHHSSEEFNLAVALRQSSFQRVFEYIFNLSIAFCGVPWQAFLLAHGILKIYQFWVHTRLIGKLGFLEEILVTPAHHRVHHGRDPKYIDKNHGGILIFWDRIFGSFAREEEEPIYGLTKPVTTFDPVYTNFHVYEEIFSLVQKTKSFKEKILVLLKPPGWRPTSLGPSILPQEIDRSRYEKFDPVVSEQKTVLGVLEFLFWTVLSLLLLKFFKSGNLALWKIFPVIVYIFYGFKHTGFVLDGGPRGKFRIVFLLFGGIVLSWILFFF, encoded by the coding sequence ATGCAAGGATCAATTATAGATTTAGCGGTTCCCTTTTTTCTGATTTTGATCGGATTGGAGGTTTTTTATTCCCGGATAGTCGGAAAGAAAGTATATCGCTGGAATGATACGGTTGCCGATTTAAGCACCGGCATTTTATTTTCTTTGACGGGCATTCTTGTAACAGTCGTTTCACTTTGGATTTATGAGAAATTTAGAATATTTTGTTCTTTGCAAGTTCTGTTCGGGATTCCGGAGATCCCCTTGGGGTCTCCGTTTTTTCTGGAGAATGGAAATATTCAAATCCGATTTCGGAATTTGACTGGCTGGATTTTCGTATTTTTAATGGTGGATTTCGTTTACTATTGGTTTCACAGGGCTACACATGAAATTAACTTTCTCTGGGCTTGTCACGTAACGCATCATTCTAGTGAAGAATTTAATCTTGCCGTCGCTTTGCGGCAGTCTAGTTTTCAGAGGGTTTTCGAATATATCTTTAATCTTTCGATTGCATTTTGTGGAGTTCCTTGGCAGGCATTTTTATTGGCTCACGGGATTTTAAAGATCTACCAATTTTGGGTGCATACGAGGTTGATCGGGAAGCTCGGATTTTTGGAGGAAATTTTGGTTACTCCGGCACATCATCGGGTGCATCATGGAAGGGATCCCAAATACATCGATAAGAATCACGGAGGAATTTTGATTTTTTGGGATCGAATTTTTGGTTCTTTTGCGAGAGAGGAAGAAGAACCGATATATGGGCTTACAAAGCCGGTGACTACATTCGATCCTGTGTACACGAACTTTCACGTTTATGAAGAGATTTTTTCTTTGGTGCAAAAGACGAAGAGCTTCAAAGAGAAAATTCTCGTTCTTCTCAAACCACCCGGATGGAGACCGACGAGTCTTGGGCCTTCCATTCTCCCTCAAGAAATCGATCGAAGCCGGTATGAAAAATTCGATCCGGTTGTATCCGAGCAAAAGACCGTTTTAGGAGTTTTGGAATTTCTTTTTTGGACCGTTCTTTCCTTGCTGTTACTGAAATTTTTCAAATCCGGGAATTTGGCTCTCTGGAAAATTTTTCCCGTAATCGTATATATCTTTTACGGATTCAAACATACTGGGTTTGTGTTAGACGGAGGTCCCAGAGGAAAATTTCGAATCGTTTTTCTACTTTTTGGAGGAATTGTTCTTTCCTGGATTTTGTTTTTTTTCTGA
- a CDS encoding Bor/Iss family lipoprotein, which produces MNFKKGFQTIKNQINRLSIGSKSYSEAILQFQIVSKIQVKNIIFFVYTVFSKIKRYLSENTGSGCLLQKALKKNGKLIIVMFLLTVFWNCQHARVRFPQETPEPCKLSNQKKECKIALEARIKMESTPKQTFTISQNFYFWGLKPSNYAIDGTTYCPHGVYEAYQFTSFWNGLYEQLTLGFFSPRTLVLTCHSS; this is translated from the coding sequence TTGAACTTTAAAAAGGGATTTCAAACAATTAAGAATCAAATCAATCGACTTTCGATCGGTTCAAAATCGTATTCCGAAGCCATTCTTCAATTCCAGATCGTTTCGAAAATTCAAGTTAAGAATATTATTTTTTTCGTATATACTGTCTTTTCAAAAATAAAACGGTATCTATCGGAAAATACCGGGAGCGGCTGTCTTTTGCAAAAAGCACTTAAGAAAAATGGAAAACTTATTATAGTTATGTTTTTATTAACTGTATTTTGGAACTGCCAACATGCACGAGTAAGATTTCCTCAGGAAACTCCAGAGCCCTGTAAACTTTCCAATCAAAAAAAAGAATGTAAAATTGCGTTAGAAGCACGAATCAAAATGGAATCCACACCAAAGCAAACATTTACTATTTCACAGAACTTTTATTTTTGGGGGTTAAAACCTTCCAACTATGCGATCGACGGAACCACCTATTGTCCGCATGGAGTTTACGAAGCGTATCAATTTACATCTTTTTGGAACGGTTTATATGAGCAGCTAACGCTTGGTTTTTTTTCTCCCAGAACGCTGGTCTTAACTTGCCATTCTTCTTGA
- a CDS encoding SDR family NAD(P)-dependent oxidoreductase, with protein sequence MTKTAIITGGTVGIGYELSKLIAADGYDLILVARNEKTLKKVKKEIESSAKVKVDILSVDLADPKASKKIFDFAKKSKAVVEILVNNAGFGTNGRFDRMDLRKELQMIQVNVASLVELTHFFLQGMVERKNGKILNVASTAAFQPGPNMANYYATKAYVLSFSEAVYEDVYKDGVTITALCPGPTKTEFFERAEITKSKFLNNPIAPLMSAKDVAEIGYDALKKGKPVVISGTLNKILAQSVRITPRFIIRKIAKFLNKNN encoded by the coding sequence ATGACAAAAACGGCAATCATTACGGGTGGTACAGTCGGAATCGGCTATGAACTCAGTAAGCTTATCGCGGCAGATGGTTACGATCTGATTCTTGTAGCAAGAAACGAAAAAACTTTAAAGAAAGTAAAGAAGGAAATCGAATCGTCAGCTAAAGTAAAGGTGGATATTCTTTCCGTTGATCTTGCAGATCCGAAGGCTTCCAAAAAGATTTTTGACTTCGCGAAAAAATCAAAAGCGGTTGTAGAAATTCTTGTGAACAATGCGGGTTTTGGAACGAACGGGAGATTCGATCGAATGGATTTGCGGAAAGAACTTCAGATGATCCAAGTGAATGTGGCTTCTTTGGTTGAGTTGACGCATTTTTTCTTACAAGGTATGGTGGAACGTAAAAATGGGAAAATATTGAATGTGGCGTCCACTGCGGCGTTTCAACCTGGGCCAAACATGGCAAATTATTATGCGACGAAAGCCTATGTACTGTCTTTTTCGGAAGCAGTCTACGAAGACGTTTATAAGGATGGAGTAACGATAACCGCTCTTTGTCCTGGACCTACGAAAACCGAATTTTTCGAGAGAGCGGAAATAACCAAGTCGAAATTTTTGAACAACCCAATTGCTCCGCTTATGAGCGCTAAAGATGTCGCTGAAATCGGATACGACGCTCTGAAAAAAGGAAAACCGGTCGTTATCTCCGGAACTTTAAACAAAATACTCGCTCAAAGTGTAAGAATTACACCCCGGTTCATTATACGTAAGATTGCGAAATTTTTGAATAAAAACAATTGA
- a CDS encoding Ig-like domain-containing protein, with translation MTQQFTATGTYSDGSTSNLTNTVTWNSSDSFVASISNAAGTQGKANALEVGTINIQAVFGGITSNASTFTVTSASLVSISVSPANPSVPKGLTQQFTATGTYSDGSTQIVTDSVTWSSSATGFATISNAAGSQGLATTGNVGATTITATDGSISGTSALSVTAASLVSISVSPTNPTIDSTTTKQFFATGTYTDASTQDLTTAVTWSSSNASATVSNAAGSEGLATGVTAGTPSIQATLNSIVGSTTLTVNTIDLTPPTVLSVISLAARTIRVIFSEPVNVAQATNVANYKIANSATLNSTALCPDNADFTNNTQTGTFNISSIAGSGSIYTITLSNDQVSGAPYSLLVNKTGIKDLATTPNAFGCPNSADFIGQEKIKVSSATCSGLKEVTVAFSKSLLPGTAVGGAECTSAAECAKRYKITGVSAIGNITNAKILDGTVCNGAPADPTKVCLTHSLDQFGGQYTILVANKKDGDGFDNLAWGALQNQNADEDLQTSPKDRTSFIGCGTAPVNFVDGPIAVDPFGDTSSFGYITNYNNKIYIGPNGGGNQAVRFNFDGTAPESVSFSFPGGFNNTANSRDGGIPVPRHVTIGHTTCTTNNADQATGCGPDNEDGRGVFTAGTLGGIPHLLIAGARSLTNFNFIYYTSDTDAGLDFKSIDTGGITGGQAMGASALSILNDRIYGGFAKKSAAASFNAPDFGKISFNTADGVPEGGHCTVGSPCAASTNTNGAYFSISWMPHFGGGTAAGDNNSPNWARLVGVDSIFPFNGRIYAANGGNNAVGHNGTIIRSNNGNPKACAGANNCADWTEIGPRTNAKWHNGTSYFSLELTKTYDLIPADRAFAQFAEFNGNLYVTRTLCNTAEAALGFKASVANIAGCTNGTFNNRKLQLWKCDPTNGGADALNSTTCEADEWSVVGDNGTGLTNFGNTNNHSMTMLVTNGSHLYMGFDNTAGVQIWRTKAGVTNPGANTSDWEQIGGSGLGDAANNTQIFSGTSANTTNGTKYIYVSAGKGGIPMRIFRQQNN, from the coding sequence TTGACACAACAATTTACTGCAACTGGAACGTATTCGGATGGTTCCACTTCGAATCTGACGAATACCGTAACTTGGAACTCCTCCGATTCGTTTGTTGCCAGCATTAGTAATGCGGCGGGAACTCAAGGAAAAGCGAATGCTTTGGAAGTCGGGACTATCAACATTCAAGCCGTTTTTGGCGGTATTACGAGCAACGCGTCTACCTTTACGGTCACTTCTGCGAGTCTCGTTTCGATTTCCGTTTCCCCGGCAAATCCTTCGGTTCCAAAAGGTTTAACACAACAATTTACCGCAACAGGAACTTACTCCGACGGATCCACTCAGATCGTTACGGATTCAGTTACTTGGTCGTCGTCTGCAACTGGATTTGCTACGATTTCCAACGCAGCCGGTTCGCAAGGATTAGCTACCACAGGCAATGTAGGCGCTACTACAATTACCGCCACGGACGGATCCATTTCAGGAACTTCTGCGTTGAGCGTCACCGCGGCGAGTCTGGTCTCTATCTCTGTTTCTCCAACGAATCCTACGATTGATTCTACCACTACGAAACAATTCTTTGCGACTGGAACGTATACGGACGCTTCCACTCAGGACTTAACGACAGCAGTAACTTGGAGTAGCTCGAACGCTTCCGCAACCGTTTCCAATGCGGCAGGTTCGGAAGGGCTCGCAACTGGTGTGACTGCAGGAACCCCTTCGATTCAAGCGACTTTGAATAGTATCGTTGGCAGTACTACTCTTACGGTCAATACGATCGATTTGACGCCTCCGACCGTTCTTTCGGTGATATCTCTGGCGGCAAGAACCATACGTGTCATATTTTCGGAACCAGTCAACGTAGCTCAGGCGACAAATGTCGCAAACTATAAGATTGCGAATTCGGCGACTTTGAATTCTACCGCTCTCTGCCCCGATAACGCAGACTTTACGAACAATACTCAAACTGGAACATTTAATATTAGCAGCATCGCAGGTTCCGGAAGTATCTATACGATCACTCTCAGTAACGATCAAGTATCGGGAGCTCCCTACTCACTGCTTGTGAATAAAACAGGCATTAAAGATCTTGCAACTACACCCAATGCTTTCGGTTGTCCGAATAGCGCGGACTTTATCGGACAGGAAAAGATCAAAGTATCTTCCGCAACATGCAGCGGCTTGAAAGAAGTGACGGTTGCATTTTCCAAATCGCTTCTTCCAGGAACGGCAGTAGGCGGAGCAGAATGCACCTCTGCTGCAGAGTGCGCCAAACGATACAAAATCACCGGCGTTTCTGCCATTGGAAATATTACGAACGCTAAAATATTGGACGGAACCGTATGCAACGGCGCTCCAGCCGATCCAACCAAGGTATGCCTAACGCATTCTTTGGATCAGTTCGGCGGACAATACACGATCCTTGTGGCGAATAAGAAGGACGGAGACGGTTTTGACAATCTGGCCTGGGGTGCGCTTCAAAACCAAAATGCAGATGAGGATCTTCAGACTTCGCCTAAAGATAGAACTAGCTTTATCGGATGTGGAACCGCTCCAGTTAATTTTGTAGATGGTCCGATCGCAGTAGATCCGTTTGGCGATACTTCCAGCTTTGGATATATCACCAATTACAATAACAAGATCTACATCGGTCCTAACGGAGGAGGAAATCAAGCGGTTCGATTTAATTTTGACGGCACCGCTCCGGAATCTGTATCGTTTTCCTTTCCAGGAGGCTTTAATAACACTGCAAATTCTCGGGACGGAGGGATTCCCGTACCAAGACACGTGACCATCGGACATACAACGTGTACAACTAACAATGCGGATCAGGCCACTGGTTGTGGTCCGGACAACGAGGACGGTAGAGGCGTTTTCACTGCAGGCACGTTAGGAGGAATTCCGCACCTTCTGATTGCAGGAGCAAGATCTCTTACAAACTTCAACTTCATTTATTATACTTCCGATACCGATGCCGGTTTGGATTTTAAATCGATTGATACTGGAGGGATTACCGGAGGTCAAGCTATGGGGGCTTCCGCATTATCCATCTTAAACGATCGGATCTATGGTGGATTTGCAAAGAAAAGTGCGGCGGCTTCATTCAATGCTCCGGACTTCGGAAAAATTTCCTTCAACACCGCAGATGGTGTTCCTGAAGGTGGTCATTGCACTGTAGGTTCCCCTTGCGCAGCCAGTACGAATACAAATGGTGCTTACTTTAGTATCAGCTGGATGCCTCATTTTGGAGGGGGAACTGCCGCTGGAGATAACAACAGTCCGAACTGGGCTCGACTTGTCGGAGTGGATTCTATATTCCCATTCAATGGACGAATTTATGCGGCCAACGGAGGAAATAATGCTGTAGGGCATAACGGAACGATCATCCGCTCCAACAACGGAAATCCTAAAGCCTGTGCAGGCGCCAATAATTGTGCCGATTGGACGGAGATTGGACCGAGAACGAACGCGAAGTGGCATAACGGAACTTCGTATTTTTCTCTCGAATTGACCAAAACTTATGATTTGATTCCTGCGGATAGAGCATTTGCTCAATTTGCTGAGTTTAACGGAAATCTTTATGTGACAAGAACGCTTTGTAATACTGCAGAAGCTGCGCTTGGATTTAAAGCTTCCGTAGCCAACATAGCAGGTTGCACGAATGGAACATTCAATAATCGCAAACTTCAACTCTGGAAATGCGATCCGACCAATGGCGGGGCCGATGCCTTGAATTCTACAACCTGTGAAGCGGACGAATGGTCCGTTGTCGGAGACAATGGTACCGGTCTCACAAACTTCGGCAATACGAACAATCACAGTATGACGATGCTCGTAACCAATGGAAGCCATCTCTATATGGGTTTTGACAATACAGCTGGAGTTCAGATCTGGAGAACCAAAGCGGGTGTCACCAATCCGGGTGCAAATACTTCCGACTGGGAACAGATCGGAGGAAGCGGTCTCGGAGACGCTGCCAATAATACCCAGATCTTTTCCGGAACTTCTGCCAACACAACCAATGGAACCAAATACATTTATGTAAGTGCCGGCAAGGGTGGAATTCCGATGCGAATTTTCAGACAGCAAAACAACTGA